A single genomic interval of Oncorhynchus mykiss isolate Arlee chromosome 13, USDA_OmykA_1.1, whole genome shotgun sequence harbors:
- the fa18b gene encoding FAM18B (The RefSeq protein has 5 substitutions compared to this genomic sequence), giving the protein MTLCLDSQEADAPLLGGDDDGTPTRQKKSEIKHPLATFFHLFFRTSAILVYLLCEILSSSFIVCMVTIILLLSCDFWTVKNVSGRLMVGLRWWNQVDEDGQSHWVFESRPATSRKVPTNSESQIFWLGLVVCPVLWVIFVFSTLFSLKFKWLAVVIMGVALQWANLYGYVRCKVGGKTNLRSMATNYLGSQFFKRAMTKQGP; this is encoded by the exons ATGACACTATGCCTG GATTCACAGGAGGCAGATGCTCCACTCTTTGGTGAGGACGATGATGATACCCCCACCAGACAGAAGAAATCAGAAATCAA GCATCCCCTGGCCACGTTCTTCCATCTCTTCTTCCGCACCAGTGCCATCTTAGTCTACCTACTGTGTGAAATCCTGAGCAGTAGTTTCATCGTCTGTATGGTCACCATCATCCTCCTCCTTTCATGTGACTTCTGGACAGTCAAG AATGTGTCTGGCAGGTTGATGGTGGGCCTCAGGTGGTGGAACCAGGTGGATGAGGATGGACAGAGCCACTGGGTGTTTGAGTCCAGACCA GCAACCAGTAGAAAAGTTCCAACCAACTCTGAATCACAGATCTTCTGGCTGGGTCTGGTTGTGTGTCCAGTCCTCTGGGTCATCTTTGTGTTCAGTACTCTCTTCTCCTTCAAGTTTAAGTGGCTG GCAGTGGTGATCATGGGTGTGGCATTGCAGTGGGCCAACCTGTATGGATATGTGCGATGCAAAGTAGGCGGGAAGACCAACTTGAGGAGCATGGCAACCAACTACCTTGGCAGCCAGTTCTTCAAACAG gCAATGACCAAACAGGGACCCTAG
- the fa18b gene encoding FAM18B isoform X2, with the protein MIKDSQEADAPLFGEDDDDTPTRQKKSEIKHPLATFFHLFFRTSAILVYLLCEILSSSFIVCMVTIILLLSCDFWTVKNVSGRLMVGLRWWNQVDEDGQSHWVFESRPATSRKVPTNSESQIFWLGLVVCPVLWVIFVFSTLFSFKFKWLAVVIMGVALQWANLYGYVRCKVGGKTNLRSMATNYLGSQFFKQAMTKQGP; encoded by the exons ATGATCAAG GATTCACAGGAGGCAGATGCTCCACTCTTTGGTGAGGACGATGATGATACCCCCACCAGACAGAAGAAATCAGAAATCAA GCATCCCCTGGCCACGTTCTTCCATCTCTTCTTCCGCACCAGTGCCATCTTAGTCTACCTACTGTGTGAAATCCTGAGCAGTAGTTTCATCGTCTGTATGGTCACCATCATCCTCCTCCTTTCATGTGACTTCTGGACAGTCAAG AATGTGTCTGGCAGGTTGATGGTGGGCCTCAGGTGGTGGAACCAGGTGGATGAGGATGGACAGAGCCACTGGGTGTTTGAGTCCAGACCA GCAACCAGTAGAAAAGTTCCAACCAACTCTGAATCACAGATCTTCTGGCTGGGTCTGGTTGTGTGTCCAGTCCTCTGGGTCATCTTTGTGTTCAGTACTCTCTTCTCCTTCAAGTTTAAGTGGCTG GCAGTGGTGATCATGGGTGTGGCATTGCAGTGGGCCAACCTGTATGGATATGTGCGATGCAAAGTAGGCGGGAAGACCAACTTGAGGAGCATGGCAACCAACTACCTTGGCAGCCAGTTCTTCAAACAG gCAATGACCAAACAGGGACCCTAG
- the LOC110485274 gene encoding protein amnionless-like, with amino-acid sequence MPKTPAVFLLLGLCLFGAADALYKQWIPDTNYENKTNWDKGSVPCGNDIVQFSAQRKVSVYVETVHSVQEIRLPVDGEFILPSGGGFTVSNGGDPGCGAGVTAQFKDAESLQWFDPALWQAAESSDDLEKGRFLFSVHEESVPCQYDNVVFRAGSSFRVDTTSNQPSVPVQSVSVLGKKFSSSSEFTHYLGSHSGRLQFHGTSSPSVGASGCSDASGCDCGNSANHNRICGTVTCAPMSCKKPLYPIGHCCDMCSAIVTIQYSSGFILESYRIRLQHLFLGLPSYQSIQLGMSKVLKSQYFLGVIPRAAAAEIQIVLLDGGSGAVAEALARDILKDVQSQGSNLGITGAEFQASSGATSGDGAGDNAGVVVGAVFGILIVVVGLPLLAVLFRRGVIKMPSMPTISIPSLSSLRRSQEEIGDFTDHGFENPIFDKPTMMPEVPGIYGTEAANSISLTPSGVHFVNPAYDENETSIDFSA; translated from the coding sequence ATGCCAAAAACACCAGCCGTGTTTCTTCTCCTCGGTCTCTGTCTGTTCGGGGCAGCTGACGCCCTGTACAAGCAGTGGATACCCGACACTAACTATGAAAACAAGACCAACTGGGACAAAGGGTCCGTGCCCTGCGGTAACGACATAGTGCAGTTCTCGGCTCAGAGGAAAGTGTCTGTGTATGTGGAGACGGTCCACTCTGTCCAGGAGATCCGGCTACCGGTGGACGGAGAGTTCATCCTTCCCTCGGGGGGCGGCTTCACGGTCAGTAATGGAGGGGACCCCGGTTGCGGGGCCGGCGTCACCGCCCAGTTCAAAGATGCAGAGTCTCTGCAGTGGTTCGACCCGGCGCTGTGGCAGGCGGCAGAGTCTTCAGACGATCTGGAGAAAGGTCGCTTCCTGTTCTCGGTACACGAGGAGAGCGTACCCTGCCAGTACGACAACGTGGTGTTCCGCGCTGGCTCCTCGTTCCGCGTGGACACTACCTCCAACCAGCCCAGCGTCCCTGTCCAGAGTGTGTCCGTTCTGGGGAAGAAGTTCAGCAGCAGCTCAGAGTTCACCCATTATCTGGGGTCACACTCTGGCCGGCTGCAGTTCCACGGAACCTCATCCCCCAGCGTCGGGGCTTCTGGCTGCAGTGATGCCTCTGGCTGTGACTGTGGGAACTCTGCGAATCACAACAGGATCTGCGGCACTGTGACATGCGCTCCTATGAGCTGTAAGAAGCCACTGTACCCCATAGGACACTGCTGTGACATGTGCAGTGCCATCGTCACCATCCAGTATTCCTCAGGCTTCATCCTTGAGTCTTATCGGATTCGACTGCAGCACCTCTTCCTTGGTCTGCCCTCGTACCAGTCCATTCAGCTAGGCATGTCCAAGGTGCTCAAATCTCAGTATTTCCTCGGGGTGATCCCACGTGCGGCTGCAGCTGAGATCCAGATCGTGCTCCTGGATGGGGGGTCTGGTGCGGTGGCAGAGGCCCTGGCTCGGGACATATTGAAGGATGTCCAATCCCAAGGCTCAAACCTGGGCATAACCGGGGCTGAGTTCCAGGCCTCTTCTGGGGCCACCAGTGGTGACGGGGCAGGGGACAACGCAGGAGTTGTGGTGGGAGCCGTGTTCGGCATCCTGATAGTAGTCGTTGGTCTCCCCCTCCTGGCTGTCCTCTTCCGCAGAGGCGTCATAAAAATGCCAAGCATGCccaccatctccatcccttctctGAGCAGCTTAAGGAGAAGCCAGGAGGAGATCGGGGACTTCACGGACCACGGCTTTGAAAACCCCATCTTCGACAAGCCCACCATGATGCCCGAAGTACCAGGTATCTATGGGACTGAAGCCGCCAACTCTATCTCCCTGACGCCGTCAGGTGTGCATTTTGTTAACCCTGCGTATGATGAGAACGAGACCTCAATCGATTTCTCTGCCTGA
- the fa18b gene encoding FAM18B isoform X1 produces the protein MMRLDSQEADAPLFGEDDDDTPTRQKKSEIKHPLATFFHLFFRTSAILVYLLCEILSSSFIVCMVTIILLLSCDFWTVKNVSGRLMVGLRWWNQVDEDGQSHWVFESRPATSRKVPTNSESQIFWLGLVVCPVLWVIFVFSTLFSFKFKWLAVVIMGVALQWANLYGYVRCKVGGKTNLRSMATNYLGSQFFKQAMTKQGP, from the exons ATGATGAGACTG GATTCACAGGAGGCAGATGCTCCACTCTTTGGTGAGGACGATGATGATACCCCCACCAGACAGAAGAAATCAGAAATCAA GCATCCCCTGGCCACGTTCTTCCATCTCTTCTTCCGCACCAGTGCCATCTTAGTCTACCTACTGTGTGAAATCCTGAGCAGTAGTTTCATCGTCTGTATGGTCACCATCATCCTCCTCCTTTCATGTGACTTCTGGACAGTCAAG AATGTGTCTGGCAGGTTGATGGTGGGCCTCAGGTGGTGGAACCAGGTGGATGAGGATGGACAGAGCCACTGGGTGTTTGAGTCCAGACCA GCAACCAGTAGAAAAGTTCCAACCAACTCTGAATCACAGATCTTCTGGCTGGGTCTGGTTGTGTGTCCAGTCCTCTGGGTCATCTTTGTGTTCAGTACTCTCTTCTCCTTCAAGTTTAAGTGGCTG GCAGTGGTGATCATGGGTGTGGCATTGCAGTGGGCCAACCTGTATGGATATGTGCGATGCAAAGTAGGCGGGAAGACCAACTTGAGGAGCATGGCAACCAACTACCTTGGCAGCCAGTTCTTCAAACAG gCAATGACCAAACAGGGACCCTAG